CACGAGGTCAGCCGAGCCAACCAGATGCACCCCACGGGATGCTTACCCGTGGGCTCCAGCTGCGAGCCGCCACCGCCGCACCCGCCCGGATATCCCCAAGCCTCAACGCGGGTCAGGTCGTCGGCGAACGCCGGCGGCGCGTCGCGCTCGCAGAACCATCGCCGCGCTCGGCCACGGCGATCCTCTGCCCGCAACCCCGGTCGGTCTCCAGGTGTTGGGCGGCTCACGATCTAAAGCCCCCGGCTTTGCCGGGGGATAGTTACAGCTGGCGATGCAACTGCGGCGGTGGAGTGAGCTCATTCTCCATGTCCGCGCCTTGCTGCTTCCAACACTGGACGCCTCCACCCTCATGGACCCCGCAGACATGGTGCATGCCAGCTACTACTTTGGTCATCGGTCCGTGGGGAGGGTTGCCGACATTGGAGCAGACAAAGCTACCGTCGTCACGAAGGGCGCAGGTTGCGTTCCCTGCACTTACATCCACGTATGACCCCGAAGGGATATTGGGCTCGTTTGTCGGAGCACCCCAACATTCAACCTCACCATCAGTAGTCAAACCACATACATGATTAAACCCGGCATCGAGCCGCTCAAAGACCACCGAGTCGGGTATCCCCACGAAATAGGTGTCATCCCCCCAACACTGGACCTTGCCTGCAAGCGATAGCGCACATCCGTAAAGAAGGCCTAACGATATGTCCTTGAATTGACCTTGCGACGGAGGCTCATACGCAACGGGGAACGGAGCCGAGAATGGCCAGCTACCCCAGCAGCGCACCTTCCCTTCCGGCGTCAAACCACATGTATGTCCGGCGCCTGCAGATACGTTCGTGAACTTTTGGTCAACCGGTGCGTCCACTCGCCCGTACTCCTCGTTTCCCCAGCAGACCACGTCACTATCGGACTTCGTGATGCCACACGTATGTACCGGACCCACGGAAACGAGCCTCATCGGAGTGTCTGGCGGCTCACTCTGACCGTATTCGTTTTCACCCCAGCAAAGCGTCCTGTCTTCAGGACCAATCGCACAGGCGTGCCGAAACCCCACCGAAAGCGATGTAACCTCGGGCCATGAGCTAGGTTGTGTACTTTTGTTCCCAGGCGCGAAGGACAAGAAACATCCGCTTGCGAAGAAGACAGCGCTTGCGGGTCGACCCGCGCAGCGCAACCAACGAGCGACACGGACAACACGCTTACAGCCCCGGGGGGACATCCATTGCTTCCCAGCCGTCGCCCCAGCACAGAATCTCGTCTGCATCGGTACGACCACAAAAATGCTTATCACCCGCACCCAGTTCCTTGAACTTCACATGCTCCGGCGCCGGCCTGGCCGTATATGGAGGAAGCCCCTTGCACTGCAAAGAACCGTCTTCCTTCAACGCACAAAGCGACGCATTTGCGGCGGCGAGATGACGGAACGGACCCTGCATCTCTTCGATGCTCGCCGGCGGGTTACCCCAACACTCAAGCTTGCCCCTCGGAGTAAGCCCGCAGGAAAACTCCCAACCGAGTTCCAGTGCGGCAAATCCTGACGCGGGCGGTTTCGTCTGCCTCTGCATACCGAACCCCCAGCAAATAGTGGACCTGTCCGCTCTGATCCCACACGCATGCTTCGCGCCCAACGCCACGAAGCGGTAACGACCTGGTGGTGGAACACCGCCGTAGCGACTCAGTTTACCCCAGCAGTCCAGCACCCCGTCGGTTCTCACACCGCAGGTCGCGTCATCCGAAGTCGATACCCCAGCATACTCGTAATCGGAGCTTGCACGCTGCCCGTCGAAATTGTCGCCCCAGCAACGTAGCGCACCATCGAACTGAAGCACACAACCGTGGTTCCCACCCACCGATACGGCCCGATAGCGACCCGAAGGCGGGTCCGTACCGTCCCGTATCCTCGACGGACCAAAGGTGCCGCCCCAGCAGAGCAACTCGCCGCCTCCTGTGAGCGCACAACTACTTCCTCCACCAGCATCTACGGTAGTGCCCCAAGGCTCCACCATGAGAGGCATACCTATGCTCGAGCCTGCAGCACCCCCAGCATCCGGTAAGTTTCCATGCGCAGCCAAGCAACCCCCGAGCACCGGGATGCAGGCAGCCCATGTACATCTCATCAAACCGTTCATACACGTTGATTAAAAATCCACTACCACCCGATTTGTTCAGCGATTGTCCTGATGCGAGAGCATAGCTCGCCATTCCTTGGCAATCCACCCTGCAGGAGCTGGCCGATCTCGTCAGGCTGGGTTCCGTGCTCCAAACCGAGGACGTGCCCAAGCTCATGGGTCAACGTGTTGTACGCATTGGAAGTAGTTTGGATATTTCCTGCGAGCAGCAAAGCCCAGGCCATGCCATTGCCCGAACTTTCCGGAGAGCAACCCATACCGGCTGCACCGAGTTCGCTATTTGT
This genomic stretch from Pseudomonadota bacterium harbors:
- a CDS encoding RCC1 domain-containing protein — translated: MPLMVEPWGTTVDAGGGSSCALTGGGELLCWGGTFGPSRIRDGTDPPSGRYRAVSVGGNHGCVLQFDGALRCWGDNFDGQRASSDYEYAGVSTSDDATCGVRTDGVLDCWGKLSRYGGVPPPGRYRFVALGAKHACGIRADRSTICWGFGMQRQTKPPASGFAALELGWEFSCGLTPRGKLECWGNPPASIEEMQGPFRHLAAANASLCALKEDGSLQCKGLPPYTARPAPEHVKFKELGAGDKHFCGRTDADEILCWGDGWEAMDVPPGL